Proteins from a single region of Streptomyces spectabilis:
- a CDS encoding MbtH family protein: MADDLNDDRLYRVVRNDEEQYSIWAADREPPAGWHAEGTEGTRQECLDRIDTVWTDMRPASLRRRMEQAGT, translated from the coding sequence ATGGCTGACGACCTCAACGACGACCGCCTCTACCGCGTCGTCCGCAACGACGAGGAGCAGTACTCGATCTGGGCCGCCGACCGCGAGCCGCCCGCCGGCTGGCACGCCGAGGGCACCGAGGGCACCCGCCAAGAGTGCCTGGACCGGATCGACACCGTCTGGACCGACATGCGCCCGGCGAGCCTGCGCCGCCGCATGGAGCAGGCGGGCACCTGA
- a CDS encoding ABC transporter permease gives MLFVAYQTLRARWVSFLGTLVALVLGVAQVAAMGTLLMTVLDLPDRPVERFAKASAVVKPDDGDWSSSQHDLGVRSLPAARGVEPALRQKVADTGEVVVDRAFYAQLDGGPKDQVGHPWPVARFGGYRLTDGRAPTGKDQIVVPSDQARTGEQVTVMTAAGVSRYTVSGTVSPVDWEDAVFFSDAEAARISPRIEALVPLGPLDAVRTAVGDDAEVLTGQDRHKADASEESDRETLDNTVTLVPVMASVAGTTAVFVVASTFAFAVVQRRREVALLRAVGATPKQVRRMVRGEALLVGTLASAAGAALGLYGAQLLADVLISMDISPDWFEVQPSLHWTILAPLAGAFLVGVTVAWCGAVAAARRAGSVRPVEALREAAVDDTGMTPARKLLGLAGVAAGLGLAGWIAFGKPQSVLSPNTYVTELLVPVLAAAVLAPLAVGPLTRFFMWPFRNSSGPTAMLVRESALTARRRTAATAAPILLTVGLALSLLAATDSLGAARDHGLRNSVTSEYALAPDHTPGISPDVIERVKRIDGVRITAPLLTTVYTRDEDRFDVNDGLVVDTSALKHTMDLDVTEGSLDKLDSTSMAVADLWGWDVGTRVKIYLGDGEEATLKVAAVYKALRGSDVAYLPERFAASAAYSRDGLARRAYISLKPGTDRAAATAAIEKAVEGNGAKFMTRDELVSSESAYARHLIEVRQRSTALIVVLFCFIAILNTLLMATADRRRDLAVLRLAGATPKQVVRFFVAESLLVTAIGVALAVAASAVNLIGLWGALHELFGAAPIVVPWAVVGAVTAISAVLAVVGTVLPVGAALRSRIVQLVGARE, from the coding sequence GTGCTCTTCGTCGCCTACCAGACCCTGCGGGCCCGCTGGGTGTCGTTCCTCGGCACCCTGGTGGCGCTCGTCCTGGGCGTCGCCCAAGTGGCCGCCATGGGCACCCTGTTGATGACCGTGCTCGACCTGCCCGACCGCCCCGTCGAGCGGTTCGCGAAGGCCTCCGCCGTCGTCAAGCCCGATGACGGCGACTGGAGCTCCTCCCAGCACGACCTCGGCGTCCGCTCGCTGCCCGCGGCCCGGGGCGTCGAGCCCGCGCTGCGGCAGAAGGTCGCCGACACCGGCGAGGTCGTCGTCGACCGCGCCTTCTACGCCCAGCTCGACGGCGGCCCCAAGGACCAGGTCGGACACCCCTGGCCGGTCGCGCGCTTCGGCGGCTACCGCCTGACCGACGGGCGCGCGCCCACCGGCAAGGACCAGATCGTCGTCCCCTCCGACCAGGCCCGCACCGGCGAGCAGGTCACGGTGATGACCGCCGCCGGAGTCTCCCGCTACACCGTCTCCGGCACCGTCTCGCCCGTCGACTGGGAGGACGCCGTCTTCTTCAGCGACGCCGAGGCGGCCCGGATCTCGCCGCGGATCGAGGCCCTCGTGCCGCTCGGCCCGCTCGACGCGGTCCGCACGGCCGTCGGCGACGACGCCGAGGTGCTCACCGGGCAGGACCGGCACAAGGCCGACGCCAGCGAGGAGAGCGACCGCGAGACGCTCGACAACACCGTCACCCTGGTGCCGGTCATGGCGAGCGTCGCGGGCACCACCGCGGTCTTCGTCGTCGCCTCCACGTTCGCCTTCGCCGTCGTCCAGCGCCGCCGCGAGGTCGCCCTGCTGCGGGCCGTCGGCGCGACGCCCAAGCAGGTGCGGCGCATGGTGCGCGGCGAGGCACTGCTCGTCGGCACGCTCGCCTCGGCGGCCGGTGCGGCACTCGGCCTGTACGGCGCGCAGCTCCTCGCCGACGTGCTGATCTCCATGGACATCTCACCGGACTGGTTCGAGGTGCAGCCGTCCCTGCACTGGACGATCCTCGCCCCGCTCGCCGGAGCGTTCCTCGTCGGCGTCACCGTGGCCTGGTGCGGCGCCGTCGCCGCCGCCCGCAGGGCCGGCTCGGTACGCCCCGTCGAGGCGCTGCGCGAAGCCGCCGTGGACGACACCGGGATGACGCCCGCCCGCAAGCTGCTCGGCCTGGCCGGCGTCGCCGCGGGCCTCGGCCTCGCCGGGTGGATCGCCTTCGGCAAGCCGCAGAGCGTCCTGTCGCCCAACACGTACGTCACCGAACTGCTGGTGCCCGTCCTGGCGGCGGCCGTCCTCGCCCCGCTCGCGGTCGGCCCGCTCACCCGGTTCTTCATGTGGCCCTTCCGCAACTCCTCGGGGCCCACGGCCATGCTGGTGCGCGAGAGCGCGCTCACCGCCCGCCGCCGCACGGCCGCCACCGCGGCGCCGATCCTGCTCACCGTCGGCCTCGCCCTGTCGCTGCTCGCCGCCACCGACTCGCTCGGCGCGGCCCGCGACCACGGCCTGCGCAACTCGGTCACCTCCGAGTACGCGCTCGCGCCCGACCACACGCCCGGCATCAGCCCCGACGTCATCGAGCGGGTCAAGCGGATCGACGGCGTACGGATCACCGCACCGCTCCTGACGACCGTCTACACCCGCGACGAGGACCGCTTCGACGTGAACGACGGCCTGGTCGTCGACACCTCCGCGCTGAAGCACACCATGGACCTCGACGTCACCGAAGGATCCCTGGACAAGCTCGACTCCACCAGCATGGCCGTCGCCGACCTGTGGGGCTGGGACGTCGGCACCCGCGTGAAGATCTACCTCGGCGACGGCGAGGAGGCCACGCTGAAGGTCGCCGCCGTCTACAAGGCGCTGCGCGGCTCCGACGTCGCCTATCTGCCCGAGCGCTTCGCCGCCTCCGCCGCGTACTCGCGCGACGGCCTGGCACGGCGCGCCTACATCTCCCTGAAGCCGGGCACCGACCGGGCCGCCGCCACCGCGGCCATCGAGAAGGCCGTCGAGGGCAACGGCGCGAAGTTCATGACGCGCGACGAACTCGTCTCCTCCGAGAGCGCGTACGCACGCCACCTCATCGAGGTGCGACAGCGCTCCACCGCGCTCATCGTCGTCCTGTTCTGCTTCATCGCCATCCTCAACACCCTGCTCATGGCCACCGCCGACCGGCGCCGCGACCTCGCCGTGCTCCGTCTCGCCGGGGCCACGCCGAAACAGGTCGTACGGTTCTTCGTCGCCGAGTCGCTCCTCGTCACCGCGATCGGCGTGGCCCTCGCGGTGGCCGCGTCCGCGGTCAACCTCATCGGCCTGTGGGGCGCGCTGCACGAACTGTTCGGCGCGGCGCCGATCGTGGTGCCGTGGGCCGTGGTCGGCGCGGTTACCGCGATCTCGGCGGTGCTCGCCGTCGTCGGGACCGTGCTGCCCGTCGGCGCCGCCCTGCGCTCCCGCATCGTCCAGCTGGTGGGCGCCCGCGAATAG
- a CDS encoding ABC transporter ATP-binding protein: MDEAVRLESLTKTYSSGANPVTALREVTMAFPRGSFTAIMGPSGSGKSTLLQCAAGLDRPTSGRVSVDGTDLSTLNETQLTELRRERTGFIFQSFNLLPSLTAAQNVSLPLRLAGRKPKREAIARALALVGLAEKAGSRPGQLSGGQQQRVAIARALVSRPAVLFADEPTGALDLHTGRELLDTLRKLAGPPTGDGYAATELADRPTTIVMVTHDPNVAAYADRVVFLADGVLAGGLERPTAEAVAARMTSLAVS, encoded by the coding sequence ATGGATGAGGCAGTGCGGCTGGAGTCGCTGACCAAGACGTACAGCTCGGGAGCCAACCCCGTGACCGCGCTGCGCGAGGTGACGATGGCCTTCCCCCGGGGCAGCTTCACGGCGATCATGGGCCCCTCCGGCTCCGGCAAGTCCACACTGCTGCAGTGCGCCGCGGGCCTCGACCGGCCCACGTCGGGCCGGGTGAGCGTCGACGGCACCGATCTGAGCACGCTGAACGAGACCCAGCTGACCGAACTGCGCCGGGAGCGGACGGGCTTCATCTTCCAGTCCTTCAACCTGCTCCCGTCGCTCACGGCCGCGCAGAACGTGTCCCTGCCGTTGCGCCTGGCCGGACGCAAGCCGAAGCGCGAGGCGATAGCGAGGGCCCTGGCCCTGGTGGGCCTGGCCGAGAAGGCGGGCAGCCGCCCCGGCCAGCTCTCCGGCGGCCAGCAGCAGCGCGTCGCCATCGCCCGCGCGCTGGTCAGCCGCCCCGCCGTGCTCTTCGCCGACGAGCCCACCGGCGCCCTCGACCTGCACACGGGCCGGGAACTGCTCGACACCCTGCGCAAACTGGCGGGCCCGCCGACCGGCGACGGCTACGCGGCCACCGAGCTGGCCGACCGGCCCACCACCATCGTGATGGTCACCCACGACCCGAACGTCGCCGCGTACGCCGACCGCGTCGTCTTCCTCGCCGACGGCGTCCTCGCCGGCGGCCTGGAGCGGCCCACGGCGGAAGCGGTCGCGGCCCGGATGACCAGCCTGGCGGTGTCGTAA
- a CDS encoding MFS transporter produces the protein MRKAADGGTKPRRRHALPGLNSYRDFRLLWTGSALSVMAERCSGMAFTLLILWHTGSKSSAGLVGFATLLPALLVQLPAGVLVDRWNRRGVMLVCVVGRMVAVATVAVALAGDRLYVWHIAAVAFVQGTLTVFYQLAERATVRGVVPARQLSAAMATNEARSRAVNFVGHPASGMLFGISAWMPFMSSVGMYLLSLITLIRLRAKDGTKGKKGKGKGGKGGKKRAMTAEIRAGLDWVWKRAYFRTALLIMAGSNLIFQALILSVAVVVRDSGRPAGTVGLIMAAGSVGGLLGAITGGALSKRLPMRHTMIVAHVAWALVLPGTVVFHHPAALGSLFFITSHIGAAVTVAGMSHQVRITPNNMQGRVGSVVMLLVSGASSLGALGTGFLLDAYGTRQVLIGASVVMAVLAAVATLVFTRRGAALEDENNMAPPPERQNEPVVVSSRTTLTLRRIDG, from the coding sequence ATGAGGAAGGCAGCCGACGGCGGCACGAAACCGCGTCGCCGGCACGCCCTCCCGGGCCTCAACTCCTACCGCGACTTCCGGCTCCTGTGGACCGGCTCGGCCCTGTCGGTGATGGCGGAGCGCTGCTCCGGCATGGCCTTCACGCTGCTGATCCTGTGGCACACCGGGTCCAAGAGCAGCGCGGGCCTCGTCGGCTTCGCCACGCTCCTGCCCGCGCTGCTCGTACAGCTGCCCGCCGGGGTGCTCGTGGACCGCTGGAACCGGCGCGGCGTGATGCTGGTGTGCGTGGTGGGGCGGATGGTGGCGGTCGCGACCGTCGCCGTCGCCCTGGCGGGTGACCGTCTCTACGTGTGGCACATCGCCGCCGTCGCGTTCGTCCAAGGGACCCTGACCGTCTTCTACCAGCTGGCCGAGCGGGCCACCGTGCGCGGCGTGGTGCCCGCCCGGCAGCTGTCGGCGGCCATGGCGACGAACGAGGCGCGGTCCCGCGCGGTGAACTTCGTCGGACACCCGGCGAGCGGCATGCTGTTCGGCATCTCCGCGTGGATGCCGTTCATGTCGAGCGTCGGCATGTACCTGCTGTCCCTGATCACCCTGATCCGCCTGCGGGCCAAGGACGGCACGAAGGGCAAGAAGGGCAAGGGGAAGGGCGGCAAGGGCGGGAAGAAACGCGCCATGACCGCGGAGATCCGAGCCGGGCTCGACTGGGTATGGAAACGCGCCTATTTCCGCACCGCGCTGCTCATCATGGCGGGCAGCAACCTGATCTTCCAGGCCCTGATCCTCAGCGTGGCGGTGGTGGTGCGGGACTCCGGCAGGCCCGCGGGCACGGTGGGCCTGATCATGGCCGCGGGCAGCGTCGGAGGCCTTCTCGGCGCCATCACCGGCGGCGCCCTGAGCAAGCGCCTCCCGATGCGACACACCATGATCGTGGCACACGTGGCCTGGGCACTCGTCCTGCCCGGAACGGTGGTTTTCCACCATCCAGCGGCACTTGGGTCTCTCTTTTTCATAACATCGCATATAGGAGCCGCTGTTACCGTCGCAGGCATGTCCCACCAGGTGCGCATCACGCCGAACAACATGCAGGGGCGGGTCGGCAGCGTCGTCATGCTGCTCGTGTCCGGCGCGAGTTCGCTCGGCGCGCTCGGCACCGGCTTCCTCCTGGACGCGTACGGCACCCGTCAGGTCCTGATCGGCGCATCCGTGGTGATGGCGGTCCTCGCCGCCGTCGCGACCCTTGTGTTCACGCGCCGTGGTGCGGCACTGGAGGACGAGAACAACATGGCTCCGCCGCCCGAGAGGCAGAACGAGCCGGTGGTCGTCTCCTCTCGTACGACCCTGACCTTACGGAGAATCGATGGATGA
- a CDS encoding ornithine carbamoyltransferase produces MPQHTRQHLDGARAQDAGAPEGATRHLISVRDLSDDELRALVARGAEFAAGAREETLAGAIVGIYFRRTSTRTRTAFTSGALRLGARTVTFGPGDLQLNTGETSEDTGRVLAGMLDLLVARTSDATEEMRTWAAAGPMSVVNAMSAEEHPTQALTDLTTLHRHFGQVDGLRVLYVGEGNNSAAALALALSRFPGTTLDLRTPTGYGLPADVAATAVAQADTHGATVRERHDMADLPEGVHAIYTTRWQTTGTTKPTADWREVFAPFQVTRELWRSSPDAVFLHDLPAHRGEEVTAEVLDGPASIAFTQATHKLHSAMAVLEWCRAGAR; encoded by the coding sequence ATGCCGCAGCACACTCGACAACACCTCGACGGGGCCCGGGCACAGGACGCCGGAGCACCCGAAGGCGCCACCCGCCACCTGATCTCCGTGCGCGACCTCAGCGACGACGAACTGCGCGCCCTGGTCGCCCGCGGCGCCGAGTTCGCGGCGGGCGCGCGCGAGGAGACGCTGGCCGGGGCGATCGTCGGGATCTACTTCCGGCGCACCTCCACACGCACCCGCACCGCCTTCACCAGCGGCGCCCTGCGGCTCGGCGCGCGCACGGTGACCTTCGGACCCGGCGACCTCCAGCTCAACACGGGGGAGACCAGCGAGGACACCGGACGCGTCCTCGCGGGCATGCTCGACCTGCTCGTGGCCAGGACGTCGGACGCCACCGAGGAGATGCGGACCTGGGCCGCGGCCGGGCCGATGTCCGTCGTGAACGCGATGAGCGCCGAGGAGCATCCGACCCAGGCGCTGACCGACCTGACCACGCTGCACCGCCACTTCGGGCAGGTCGACGGCTTGCGCGTGCTGTACGTCGGCGAGGGCAACAACAGCGCCGCCGCCCTCGCGCTCGCCCTGAGCCGGTTCCCCGGCACCACCCTCGACCTGCGGACGCCGACCGGCTACGGCCTGCCCGCGGACGTCGCCGCCACCGCGGTCGCGCAGGCCGACACGCACGGCGCGACCGTACGCGAGCGGCACGACATGGCGGACCTGCCCGAAGGCGTGCACGCGATCTACACCACGCGCTGGCAGACCACCGGCACGACGAAGCCGACCGCGGACTGGCGCGAGGTCTTCGCGCCCTTCCAGGTCACGCGCGAGCTGTGGCGGTCGAGCCCCGACGCGGTCTTCCTGCACGACCTGCCCGCGCACCGTGGTGAGGAGGTCACGGCCGAGGTCCTGGACGGGCCCGCCAGCATCGCCTTCACCCAGGCGACCCACAAGCTGCACAGCGCGATGGCCGTCCTGGAGTGGTGCCGGGCCGGGGCGCGATGA
- a CDS encoding non-ribosomal peptide synthetase has product MTVPLHQLIAAQAASTPRAVAVEDDLGSLTYAQLDRRAGDVARLLVARGVTPESRVAVCLPRGRDLLAALLGVWRAGAAYVPLDAGHPAERNTWVTRDSGAVLVLTTRTSAGLFEAALPGRVAVLDEDAFDGVPQEDAAAEVSGDHAAYLTYTSGSTGRPKGVVIQHAGIANRVAWSLAHQGLSARDRVLQKTVITFDAAAWELFAPLAAGGTVVMAPAGAESDPALLARTVAARRVTVLQGVPSVLRMAVQEPAWADCGALRLVASAGEPLDAALCRRLAEPSGAQVWNTYGPTECSIDVSGQLFDPERHTDAVPIGRPLDKMRAYVLDEEFAPVPIGVVGELYAAGVGVARGYAGNAAGTADRFVPDPHGPAGSRMYRTGDLARWRSDGALDFLGRADHQVKVNGVRIEPAEVEAALTAHDDVRGAVVAARETLGAKRLVAYLTTGRRVPRDELRRFLRGRLPEAMIPSLFVTVDSFPLTTSGKVDRAALPDPVDEQGAQGTYTAPRTPAEKLVAQVWEDLLQVERVGADDDFFALGGSSLVLTRLADALRTASGGDVQLRGLFGASTVESQARLLEEARPAVPPVTPASREEPLPLSFGQHRLWFLDRMHPGSPEWVAPMFLRLPAGTTTAAVQEALDTLESRHESLRTRYVLRGEEPRQAVVPAAPVELRVEHAGEDELEKLFGEQFARGFDLAEGPLWRALLVQVPKGGPVLLVTTHHIATDGWSTVLLERELRELCAARAEDRAPDLAEPSVQYADYAAWQSERADDPALDRELEYWKEQLRDLTELQLPTDRPRPARRDAHGAGVRFTIPAGLADTLTGVGRRHGATPYVTFLAAFAGLLARYSGQDDIGVGSPVTGRTRPETQGTVGFFLNSLVLRCDTSGDPAFTELLDRVRATTLAGFAHQELPFERLVDELQPVRDLSRTPLYQVAFDLQDEGATAVAADDVLMDAFQGAWRVAKTDLTLFMWRQADGSLVGAFEYATALFDQPTAARMAEHYVRLLEGVASHPELPLSALDISSVQERRLLRAWGGAESAAVVSGVPVPELVARQVVRVPDAVAVECGEQRLSYVELDAAANRLAHRLRAEGVGVGSSVAVLLDRSVELMVALLGVWRAGAGYVPMDPVLPSERIAAMVADGGVSVAVTSAEYADRFTDVPVVLVEGDRSDLPATAPQVDVDLDAVAYTVFTSGSTGRPKGVEVTHRGLANHVEWAERELASSGSGGAPVFSSVAFDLVVPNVWAPLVAGQRVWLHGGELTELGDALVAAGPFSFIKLTPGHLEVLDGQLSDERVQELTRKVVVAGEALPGQLVERWRQLLGDGQVVNEYGPTEATVGTCVFPLEEEFTGVVPIGRPLPNMVMRVLDGGMRPVPVGVVGELFVGGTGVARGYAGRPALTAERFVPDPYGGSGERLYRTGDLVRWRADGAVEFVGRIDDQVKVRGYRIELGEIRAALVARSSVSDAAVVVSDEQQLIAYVVGESDGVAEALGEVLPQYMVPSVFVDLDAIPLTANGKVDRRALPDPGATVTDTYVAPRSEVEARIAEVWSQILVVDKIGADDNFFERGGHSILAVRLISRLQDEFDLDLPVRVAFERPTVAGLAQEIEDRVRAEIEALLAPAGADGTPAEADEAPADQA; this is encoded by the coding sequence ATGACTGTCCCGCTCCATCAGCTCATCGCCGCCCAGGCCGCGTCGACGCCGCGGGCCGTCGCGGTCGAGGACGACCTCGGCTCCCTCACCTACGCACAGCTCGACCGGCGGGCGGGCGACGTCGCGCGGCTGCTCGTGGCGCGCGGCGTCACGCCCGAGTCGCGCGTCGCGGTGTGCCTGCCACGCGGGCGCGACCTGCTCGCGGCGCTGCTCGGCGTATGGCGGGCCGGCGCGGCGTACGTGCCCCTCGACGCGGGGCACCCGGCGGAGCGGAACACCTGGGTGACCCGGGACAGCGGGGCGGTCCTCGTTCTGACCACGCGGACCTCGGCCGGGCTCTTCGAAGCCGCCCTGCCCGGGCGCGTCGCCGTCCTGGACGAGGACGCCTTCGACGGGGTCCCCCAGGAGGACGCGGCGGCCGAGGTCTCCGGCGACCACGCCGCGTACCTCACCTACACCTCGGGGTCCACCGGCCGCCCCAAGGGCGTCGTCATCCAGCACGCCGGCATCGCCAACCGCGTGGCCTGGTCGCTGGCCCACCAGGGGCTCTCGGCGCGGGACCGGGTGCTGCAGAAGACCGTGATCACCTTCGACGCGGCGGCCTGGGAGCTGTTCGCGCCGCTGGCCGCGGGCGGCACCGTCGTGATGGCGCCCGCGGGCGCCGAGTCCGACCCGGCGCTGCTCGCCCGCACGGTCGCCGCTCGCCGCGTCACCGTCCTTCAGGGCGTGCCGTCCGTGCTGCGGATGGCCGTGCAGGAGCCCGCCTGGGCCGACTGCGGCGCGCTGCGCCTGGTCGCCTCCGCGGGCGAGCCGCTGGACGCCGCGCTGTGCCGCCGCCTCGCCGAGCCCTCCGGCGCCCAGGTGTGGAACACCTACGGACCCACCGAGTGCTCCATCGACGTCAGCGGCCAGCTCTTCGACCCGGAGCGGCACACCGACGCCGTACCGATCGGCCGCCCCCTGGACAAGATGCGCGCCTACGTCCTCGACGAGGAGTTCGCGCCGGTGCCGATCGGCGTCGTCGGCGAGCTGTACGCGGCGGGCGTGGGCGTCGCCCGCGGCTACGCGGGCAACGCCGCGGGCACCGCCGACCGGTTCGTGCCCGACCCGCACGGCCCGGCCGGCAGCCGCATGTACCGCACGGGCGACCTCGCCCGCTGGCGCTCCGACGGCGCCCTGGACTTCCTCGGCCGCGCCGACCACCAGGTGAAGGTCAACGGCGTACGCATCGAACCCGCCGAGGTCGAGGCCGCGCTGACCGCCCACGACGACGTGCGCGGCGCCGTCGTCGCCGCCCGCGAGACCCTCGGCGCGAAGCGGCTCGTCGCCTACCTCACCACCGGCCGCCGGGTGCCGCGCGACGAACTGCGCCGCTTCCTTCGGGGCCGCCTTCCCGAGGCGATGATCCCCTCGCTGTTCGTCACCGTCGACTCCTTCCCGCTCACCACCAGCGGCAAGGTCGACCGCGCGGCCCTGCCGGACCCGGTCGACGAGCAGGGCGCCCAGGGCACGTACACCGCGCCGCGCACGCCCGCCGAGAAGCTCGTCGCCCAGGTCTGGGAGGACCTGCTCCAGGTCGAACGGGTCGGCGCCGACGACGACTTCTTCGCCCTCGGCGGCTCCTCGCTCGTCCTGACCCGCCTCGCCGACGCGCTGCGCACCGCCTCGGGCGGCGACGTGCAGCTGCGCGGCCTGTTCGGGGCCTCGACCGTCGAGTCCCAGGCGCGGCTGCTCGAAGAGGCGCGGCCCGCCGTGCCGCCGGTGACGCCCGCCTCGCGCGAGGAGCCGCTGCCCCTGTCCTTCGGCCAGCACCGCCTGTGGTTCCTGGACCGCATGCACCCGGGCAGCCCCGAATGGGTGGCGCCCATGTTCCTGCGGCTGCCCGCGGGCACCACCACGGCCGCCGTGCAGGAGGCCCTGGACACGCTGGAGTCCCGGCACGAGTCGCTGCGCACCCGCTACGTCCTGCGCGGCGAGGAGCCCCGGCAGGCCGTCGTTCCCGCCGCCCCCGTGGAACTGCGGGTCGAGCATGCCGGTGAGGACGAGCTGGAGAAGCTGTTCGGCGAGCAGTTCGCCCGCGGCTTCGACCTCGCCGAGGGGCCCCTGTGGCGGGCCCTGCTCGTCCAGGTGCCGAAGGGCGGCCCCGTGCTGCTCGTCACCACCCACCACATCGCCACCGACGGCTGGTCGACCGTCCTCCTGGAGCGCGAGCTGCGGGAGCTGTGCGCGGCCCGCGCCGAGGACCGCGCCCCGGACCTCGCGGAGCCGTCCGTCCAGTACGCCGACTACGCCGCCTGGCAGTCCGAGCGCGCCGACGACCCGGCCCTGGACCGCGAACTGGAGTACTGGAAGGAGCAGTTGAGGGACCTCACGGAACTCCAGCTGCCGACGGACCGGCCCCGGCCCGCCCGGCGGGACGCCCATGGCGCGGGGGTGCGCTTCACCATTCCCGCCGGGCTCGCCGACACCCTCACCGGCGTCGGCCGCCGCCACGGCGCCACTCCGTACGTCACCTTCCTCGCGGCCTTCGCCGGGCTCCTGGCGCGCTACTCGGGGCAGGACGACATCGGCGTCGGCAGTCCCGTCACGGGCCGGACCCGCCCCGAGACGCAGGGCACGGTCGGGTTCTTCCTCAACTCCCTCGTCCTGCGCTGCGACACGAGCGGCGACCCCGCGTTCACCGAACTCCTCGACCGGGTGCGCGCCACGACCCTCGCCGGGTTCGCCCACCAGGAGTTGCCGTTCGAGCGCCTCGTGGACGAGCTCCAGCCGGTGCGCGACCTCTCCCGCACCCCGCTGTACCAGGTGGCCTTCGACCTCCAGGACGAGGGCGCCACCGCCGTCGCCGCCGACGACGTCCTGATGGACGCCTTCCAGGGCGCCTGGCGGGTCGCGAAGACGGACCTGACGCTGTTCATGTGGCGGCAGGCGGACGGCTCCCTCGTCGGCGCCTTCGAGTACGCGACCGCCCTCTTCGACCAGCCGACCGCCGCCCGCATGGCCGAGCACTACGTCCGCCTCCTGGAAGGCGTGGCCTCCCACCCCGAACTTCCCCTGTCGGCCCTCGACATCTCCTCCGTCCAGGAGCGCCGCCTGCTGCGTGCGTGGGGCGGCGCGGAATCGGCGGCGGTGGTGTCCGGGGTTCCGGTGCCGGAGCTGGTGGCGCGCCAGGTGGTCCGGGTTCCGGATGCTGTGGCGGTGGAGTGTGGTGAACAGCGGTTGTCGTACGTGGAGTTGGATGCGGCGGCGAATCGTCTGGCTCATCGTCTGCGCGCCGAGGGCGTTGGTGTGGGTTCGTCGGTGGCGGTGCTGCTGGATCGTTCGGTTGAGTTGATGGTGGCGTTGTTGGGTGTGTGGCGTGCGGGTGCGGGTTATGTGCCGATGGATCCCGTACTGCCGTCGGAGCGGATCGCGGCGATGGTGGCCGACGGTGGCGTGTCGGTGGCCGTGACGTCGGCGGAGTACGCGGATCGGTTCACGGATGTGCCGGTGGTGCTGGTGGAGGGGGACCGGTCGGACCTCCCCGCGACCGCGCCGCAGGTCGACGTGGATCTGGATGCGGTGGCGTACACGGTGTTCACGTCGGGTTCGACGGGGCGGCCCAAGGGTGTGGAGGTGACGCACCGGGGCCTGGCGAATCACGTGGAGTGGGCGGAGCGCGAACTCGCATCTTCTGGTTCCGGCGGCGCGCCGGTCTTCTCGTCGGTTGCCTTCGACCTGGTGGTGCCGAACGTGTGGGCGCCCCTGGTGGCGGGGCAGCGGGTGTGGCTGCACGGCGGTGAGCTGACCGAGCTGGGTGATGCGCTGGTCGCGGCGGGTCCCTTCTCGTTCATCAAGCTGACCCCCGGTCATCTCGAAGTCCTTGACGGGCAGTTGTCGGACGAGCGGGTGCAGGAGCTGACGCGCAAGGTCGTGGTCGCCGGTGAGGCGCTGCCGGGCCAACTGGTCGAGCGGTGGCGGCAGTTGCTCGGGGACGGTCAGGTCGTCAACGAGTACGGTCCGACCGAGGCGACCGTGGGGACCTGCGTCTTCCCGCTGGAGGAGGAGTTCACGGGCGTCGTCCCCATCGGCAGGCCCCTTCCCAACATGGTGATGCGGGTGCTTGATGGTGGGATGCGTCCGGTGCCGGTCGGGGTCGTGGGGGAGCTGTTCGTCGGTGGGACGGGTGTCGCGCGCGGCTACGCGGGACGTCCGGCGCTGACCGCGGAGCGGTTCGTGCCCGATCCGTACGGGGGCTCCGGAGAGCGTCTGTACCGGACCGGCGATCTCGTCCGGTGGCGGGCCGACGGCGCGGTCGAGTTCGTCGGCCGCATCGACGACCAGGTCAAGGTGCGGGGCTACCGCATCGAACTCGGGGAGATCCGCGCCGCGTTGGTGGCGCGGTCGTCCGTGTCCGACGCCGCGGTCGTCGTGTCCGACGAGCAGCAGTTGATCGCGTACGTCGTCGGGGAGAGCGACGGCGTCGCCGAGGCCCTGGGCGAGGTCCTGCCGCAGTACATGGTGCCCTCGGTGTTCGTGGACCTCGACGCGATCCCGCTCACGGCCAACGGCAAGGTCGACCGCAGGGCCCTGCCCGACCCCGGCGCGACGGTCACCGACACCTACGTCGCCCCACGCTCCGAGGTCGAGGCGCGCATCGCCGAGGTGTGGAGCCAGATCCTCGTCGTGGACAAGATCGGCGCCGACGACAACTTCTTCGAGCGCGGGGGCCACTCGATCCTCGCGGTCCGGCTGATCTCCCGGCTCCAGGACGAGTTCGACCTCGACCTGCCCGTCCGGGTCGCCTTCGAACGGCCCACGGTCGCCGGGCTCGCCCAGGAGATCGAGGACCGCGTGCGCGCCGAGATCGAGGCGCTCCTCGCGCCCGCCGGAGCCGACGGGACGCCCGCCGAAGCCGACGAAGCACCCGCCGACCAGGCCTGA